CTCCAACATTTAGTCCATCAAGTCGCCCGTCGTTTGACCGGCTGCAAATGTTACACGGATGCCCAGTCCGCAAAATTGTCCCTGGAGGTCTGGTACCACGGGTAGGCTTATTTACGATCACGACTTTCACTACAATAGATGCTAGTGTACTTCTTTCCTCTCTTTGTAAACCCCTAAACATGCACTCTCATGTGGCTGATTCTCACTATGTGGATAATTTGCGgtttcttctcaaaatcTGAATCTTTCATCTTATCGCGACTGAGTCATAATCACCATGGTAGACTTAGACAAGCTCATTAGACCCAATATCTTGACGTTGGAACCCTACAGATGTGCAAGAGATGACTACAAGGTCGGAGTACTCCTTGATGCCAACGAAAACACCCACGGCCCCGCGTTGACAGAGGTGTCGGAGCTTGAAGATTCACTTGAGCTCAATCGGTACCCAGATCCTCACCAACacgaattgaagaagaacatcGTGGACTTCCGAAACTCTCAGCCCAACGTCCACTTGAACCAGTCCTCGCCGAGGTTGGGGGTGGAAAATCTCTGTCTCGGAGTCGGTTCTGATGAGAGTATCGATATGCTCTTGCGATGCGTTTGCACTCCAGGACAAGATAAGTTACTCACATGTCCACCAACTTATGGAATGTATTCCATTTGTGCAGTGATGAACGATGTGCCAGTGGTCAAGGTTCCCCTAACTTTCCCGGAGTTCCAGCTCGATGTCGATGCAGTGGCGAGGACAGTGGAGTCTGATCCAcaaatcaagttggtatACTTGACGTCTCCAGGAAATCCTACAGGAAAGTTGATTAAAGTCGATTTGGTTCTTGACCTTTTACGCCGTTTGGCCAACCAGAACGCCTTGGTGATTGTGGATGAGGCCTATGTCGACTTCACGCTTGGTGAAGACGACGAACACAGCCAGTCGATGTCTACGTTGGTCAACCAATACGacaatttggtggtgttccAGACGTTATCGAAATCGTTCGGTTTAGCAGGTATTCGGTTGGGAATCACCTACTGTTCCAAACAATTGTCATACTTCTTGAACGCAATGAAGTATCCCTATAACATCTCGAGTTTGACGTCGTCGGTTGCGCTTAGAGCCACAAGCACGGGCTTAAAGGTTATGCGCAAGTATGTTGATaaaatcaagaaggaaaGAGCACAGTTAATTGAAAACTTGCTGAACATCGAGGGAGTAGGTAGAAATATTGGAGGGTTagactccaacttctttttgCTTGAGATCCTCGACAAGAATGGTGTGCCCTCCAATGAATTAGCTCATGAGTTATACACGAAGCTCGCTTCTATTGATCAAGTGGTGGTGAGATTCCGAGGAAAAGAGTTGAACTGTACAGGAGCGTTGCGGATTTCGGTGGGTACTGCTGCCGAAAACACCGTGTTGGTTAGTAAGTTTGCTTCTGCCCTTAAAGAGTTGCGGTAACAAATGCAGTAGTATTTAATATATATAGACTTAAGCTTAAACCTCACTTTTCGCGACcaaaaaaacttttcaGTTTTTCACTTCTCAACCTTATAATCCAACCATATGGCCAGACAGAATTTCGTGGGACTTGTGGTGTCGCAGGGAAAGATGCACAAGACCGTCAAGGTAAGGGTGCAGACAAAGATCCATGacgccaaaatcaacaaggatGTGTTCAAGAGAAAAGACTATCTTGTGCACGACGAGGGAAACTTGTGCAAAGAAGGAGACATCGTCAGAATCGAGTCTATCCCCAAAATTTCCGCCAGAAAGTTCTTCGCCGTCGCCGAAATCAAGGTCGATAAGGGGCAGCAGTTCGCCTTATATGAGAAGTTGGCCCAAGAAAAAGTGgctcaagaagaatctcaGTTGGTGAAAGAGTTTGTCAGCCGGAGAGAAAACTTGCAAAGGgttatcaccaagatcGAGGACTTGAAGGCCTTGGACAGGATAGTCCACACCGCACAGACAGACCCTGATGCCAGTCGGGAAGCACTTGTAAAGcagatcaatgaaatcaagcaAAAGTATAACATCGATTCATGGCCCACGGATAAGCCCgtgttggacttggaacTTACCAGCGATAAGCTCGAGTTGGCGGAGATGCAAACTAGAGAAACCCATATTCACCGGATTTTAGATGCTTTGATGAGTGACGAAAATGCAGGCGTGAGAAAAGAAATCTTATCGAAGGTGGCCAAAAAGAACGTGGACGAGTTAAAGCCCGGTATCCAGAAAAACATTCTAAGGAAGTACGTGTTAGACGTCCGTAATGAAGTACCTATTAAGTTCTAGTGGTGTATCTCATCGCTTCTCCAGCTTTTGCGATTCGCACCAATGTACATAGAAAAATTAAACATCTAATAAACAAGATACACCCTGCAAAAAAGGTATGCACGGCAGCCATGTCGACGATATCAGACCTACGGACCCGAGATCTGCACACTACTCTGTCTGAACGGCGATATATCAAGATTTCCACcgacttttccaagtccCTGCATGTCCTCCCGCTACTTTCCAATGGCTACTCCTACCACAACtcccaacaacaagaacatgAACTAGTACCACCGTTATCGtttgaaaagcttctcGATGCTCCCCTTTCCACTGTTTCCAACATGAATATCCGCCCCGGAGAACGCCATTTTCTTTTCTGGTTCTCCGTATCGTCTATTTTGCCCTTGATCTCTGCGTGCTTAGGGCCCGTAGGCAATATGCTTTCGATCGTGGGTCTTGCCGAGTCATGGCGCCTCGATACCACGACGTTAGAGCCGGTACCAGACCCAACTGCTGTGCAAGTCCTCAACTCGCTTAGTCTTGCGTTCGGGTTGATAGGCAATACTtcgttgttggtgaactttTCCAACCCCAAAGCATATATTATTGCCCAGACAGTTTCGATAACATGCTGGGTGGTGGCATCGCTCTTACTCGTGGTGGGTCTTGTGGTTCTCAATGCCGTGTACATGACTCCAGGTCACACGCGGTCGGAGGGCCACTGGTTTTCTGTGTTCACGGTGGCTCTCTACTTGATGTGCACCTTCACGATGTCACTCAACACCATTGGCTATCTCTTGGGAAAGTACCCGGCGCTCTTGAATCTTAACAAGACGGAGAAGGCGTTGATGCGGTACACGGTGGCACTAACGGTGTGGCTTGTCATCGGCACCTGTTCTTGTCGTAGACTTATTGATGGGCTTGAGTATGGAACTGCATTATACTATTGCGTGGTGTCGGTATTAACTATAGGGCTAGGCGACATCATACCATTGTCTTCAGGGGCCA
Above is a window of Yamadazyma tenuis chromosome 1, complete sequence DNA encoding:
- the HIS5 gene encoding histidinol-phosphate transaminase (COG:E; BUSCO:EOG09262K9A; EggNog:ENOG503NV21), translating into MVDLDKLIRPNILTLEPYRCARDDYKVGVLLDANENTHGPALTEVSELEDSLELNRYPDPHQHELKKNIVDFRNSQPNVHLNQSSPRLGVENLCLGVGSDESIDMLLRCVCTPGQDKLLTCPPTYGMYSICAVMNDVPVVKVPLTFPEFQLDVDAVARTVESDPQIKLVYLTSPGNPTGKLIKVDLVLDLLRRLANQNALVIVDEAYVDFTLGEDDEHSQSMSTLVNQYDNLVVFQTLSKSFGLAGIRLGITYCSKQLSYFLNAMKYPYNISSLTSSVALRATSTGLKVMRKYVDKIKKERAQLIENLSNIEGVGRNIGGLDSNFFLLEILDKNGVPSNELAHELYTKLASIDQVVVRFRGKELNCTGALRISVGTAAENTVLVSKFASALKELR
- the TOK1 gene encoding Potassium channel (COG:P; EggNog:ENOG503NU9C), whose amino-acid sequence is MARQNFVGLVVSQGKMHKTVKVRVQTKIHDAKINKDVFKRKDYLVHDEGNLCKEGDIVRIESIPKISARKFFAVAEIKVDKGQQFALYEKLAQEKVAQEESQLVKEFVSRRENLQRVITKIEDLKALDRIVHTAQTDPDASREALVKQINEIKQKYNIDSWPTDKPVLDLELTSDKLELAEMQTRETHIHRILDALMSDENAGVRKEILSKVAKKNVDELKPGIQKNILRKYVLDVRNEIHPAKKISTDFSKSSHVLPLLSNGYSYHNSQQQEHELVPPLSFEKLLDAPLSTVSNMNIRPGERHFLFWFSVSSILPLISACLGPVGNMLSIVGLAESWRLDTTTLEPVPDPTAVQVLNSLSLAFGLIGNTSLLVNFSNPKAYIIAQTVSITCWVVASLLLVVGLVVLNAVYMTPGHTRSEGHWFSVFTVALYLMCTFTMSLNTIGYLLGKYPALLNLNKTEKALMRYTVALTVWLVIGTCSCRRLIDGLEYGTALYYCVVSVLTIGLGDIIPLSSGAKAFILIFSLVGVILIGLVIAMIRQVSHNTNNPVVHWHHMEVERKKCLELIEKNHVKLHEGDGFRIMRRIEHKCRSQQEVSSVILNLGVFAALWLLGAVVFRYVEGWSYFNAVYFCLLCLITIGYGDFVPVSALGHAFFVCWAIAAVPLMTMLISNLGDTLFDAYSLASLFGTIRMHVRYLFYGPPNKFKANSHSLHPVDSINRELGEEVLSTDSTTPSPEPAHSVHLRPHPHGLREKLETKIKTQKEDLVSILDFLNQLKPLLEDTLDSPSIEYKFDEWKALVHSLQRGTEESQHDTYYWLGDESPLRLPLKEPNYFITRIFFRIESELLRLIRESDQELEDLTAKKQQLPQGPFE